Within the Maribacter sp. BPC-D8 genome, the region CAAGGGCGTTCACGTGCTTGGTATCCGCTCTAAAACACAGGTTACACAAACCGTTTTAGATGCTGCCGATAAATTATTGGTAGTAGGTGCTTTTTGTATCGGTACTACTCAAATAGATTTAGATACTGCTAAGAAGAAAGGTGTGGTAGTTTTCAATGCCCCTTACAGTAATACAAGGTCTGTAGTAGAATTGGCTATAGGTGAAATCATTATGTTAATGCGTAGTGTATTTGATCGTAGTAGAGAAATTCATGAAGGGCAATGGCAAAAAACAGCTGCAGGGTCAAGAGAAGTTCGTGGTAAAAACTTAGGTATAGTAGGCTATGGTAACATTGGTAAGCAATTATCAGTTTTGGCAGAAGCCATGGGTATGCGTGTTTATTATTATGATGTAGATGATAAATTAGCTTTAGGTAATGCGGTAAAATGTAATACGCTAGAAGATTTATTAAATGTATCTGATGTGGTTACATTGCATATAGATGATAATAAAGCGAACAAAAACTTCATTGGTGCCCGTGAAATAAAGCAAATGAAGAAAGGTGCTATGTTAATAAACCTTTCTAGAGGTTTTGTAGTTGATATCGATGCCCTTGCAGAAGGATTAAAAGACGGTCATATTGGTGGTGCGGCAGTAGATGTTTATCCAGATGAGCCAGCTAGTAATGGAGATTTCCATACAAAATTACAAGGTTTTGCTAATGTAATTCTTACTCCGCATGTTGGTGGTAGTACAGAAGAGGCGCAGCGAGATATTGCAGATTTCGTTCCTAATAAAATAATGGATTATATCAATTCTGGTAACACAGTTGATGCCGTTAATTTCCCGAACATTCGTTTACCAAAACAGAATAAATCTCACCGATTCTTACATATACACAAGAACGTACCGGGTATTATGGCTAAAATCAATAAGGTATTAGCTGAGTACGAGTTAAACATCAATAGCCAATATTTGTCTACTGATAATGAAGTAGGTTATGTAATTACAGATTTAGATAAAGAGTACAACAAAGATGTCATTAAGGCTTTGAGAAAAGTTGAAAATACCATCAAATTTAGAGTGCTATACTAGATTTTGTAGAGGCTTTCAAAATCAATAAGAGTAAGTTTTTTAATATCTAAAGTGCAAGTTGAGAAACTTGCACTTTTTTTTGTGATCAGTTTTATACTATTTATTACAACATTTTTAATTCTACAATGTTATGGTAATGGTACAATTATATTTTGTAGGAAATATCTTTAATTATGTGGAAAAAGATTTTATCGAAATTAAAATCTGGTAAAAGTTTCAATAACTATTATCTGCTGGTTTTTACAGT harbors:
- the serA gene encoding phosphoglycerate dehydrogenase, with the translated sequence MVEVNRKYVFDFDSTLTRVEALDVLAEMTLEGRSNKDEVIKEIQEITNLGIDGDISFTESLERRIKLLNARKEDLDGLVDNLRNKISKSIAANKDFFEKYADDIYVISCGFKEFIDPIVKEYNIPSDRVYANTFKFDEEGNIIGFDEKNVLSQHNGKIDCLKQMNLDGEVQVIGDGYSDYVMREAGIAHKFFAYTENVHREKAASNADYVTPSLDEFLFVNKLPRNISYPKNRIKVLLLENVHTAAFDNLSEDGFSVELIKHSLSEEELLEKIKGVHVLGIRSKTQVTQTVLDAADKLLVVGAFCIGTTQIDLDTAKKKGVVVFNAPYSNTRSVVELAIGEIIMLMRSVFDRSREIHEGQWQKTAAGSREVRGKNLGIVGYGNIGKQLSVLAEAMGMRVYYYDVDDKLALGNAVKCNTLEDLLNVSDVVTLHIDDNKANKNFIGAREIKQMKKGAMLINLSRGFVVDIDALAEGLKDGHIGGAAVDVYPDEPASNGDFHTKLQGFANVILTPHVGGSTEEAQRDIADFVPNKIMDYINSGNTVDAVNFPNIRLPKQNKSHRFLHIHKNVPGIMAKINKVLAEYELNINSQYLSTDNEVGYVITDLDKEYNKDVIKALRKVENTIKFRVLY